The Methanobacterium sp. BAmetb5 genome includes a region encoding these proteins:
- a CDS encoding EFR1 family ferrodoxin (N-terminal region resembles flavodoxins. C-terminal ferrodoxin region binds two 4Fe-4S clusters.): MDKVEIYYFSGSGNSLAVARDVALELNAVLTPIMAVINQESIETEANIIGFVFPIYDFKPPQFMGKFISKIKDIQSKYIFALCTYGVTTSKSLKHLETIINSYGGHLSAGFAVGMPQNGLGSRKVTETQQEMMFSQWKNRVKKVSAVIKNRQKGEIETSSLFFHMFKTQNLKLIPVYLRFLNQVLFKGVDSLAFTSNENCTGCGTCQKICTQNNIELVDNKPKWSDHCLSCFACLNWCPNGAINPGDSDLGIKNYHHPEVKISDMVLP, encoded by the coding sequence ATGGATAAGGTAGAAATCTACTATTTTTCAGGTTCCGGTAATTCATTGGCAGTAGCCCGAGATGTTGCCCTAGAGTTAAATGCTGTTTTAACCCCAATTATGGCGGTTATCAATCAGGAAAGCATAGAGACTGAAGCCAATATTATAGGGTTTGTATTTCCCATTTATGACTTTAAACCTCCCCAGTTCATGGGAAAATTCATTTCCAAAATTAAAGATATCCAGTCCAAGTACATTTTCGCTCTATGCACCTACGGAGTAACCACCTCTAAATCTCTAAAACATCTGGAAACAATCATTAATTCATATGGCGGGCACCTATCTGCAGGATTTGCCGTGGGTATGCCCCAGAATGGATTAGGATCCAGAAAGGTGACCGAAACTCAACAGGAAATGATGTTCAGTCAATGGAAAAACAGGGTCAAGAAGGTTTCTGCGGTTATAAAAAACAGGCAAAAAGGGGAAATAGAGACCAGTAGCCTGTTTTTCCACATGTTTAAAACACAAAACTTGAAATTAATCCCTGTTTATTTAAGATTCCTTAATCAGGTGCTCTTTAAAGGTGTGGATTCACTGGCCTTCACCTCCAATGAAAACTGCACTGGCTGTGGAACTTGTCAAAAAATCTGCACCCAGAACAACATTGAACTAGTGGATAACAAGCCAAAGTGGTCGGATCACTGCCTAAGTTGTTTCGCCTGCCTAAACTGGTGCCCGAATGGAGCCATCAACCCGGGAGACTCTGATCTGGGTATTAAAAATTATCATCACCCTGAGGTGAAAATTTCAGATATGGTCCTCCCCTAA
- a CDS encoding DUF6448 family protein → MAPHCDTMDGPVVNACKKALKMRDVNYVLPFVPETVEKELSQSFNKTLRARKLGEDAAEVADLWFFETAVRLHREGEGAPYTDLKPAGLDWGPVVPRAEEDIEKGDPTGTIGFLKRVLEEELRKKFNKAMSLKNYDLEDVDAARKYTESMLNFVLSSHHIYKYIISGEKH, encoded by the coding sequence ATGGCCCCCCATTGTGATACCATGGACGGACCGGTTGTTAATGCCTGTAAAAAGGCTTTAAAAATGAGGGATGTGAATTATGTACTTCCCTTTGTACCTGAAACTGTAGAAAAAGAGTTAAGCCAAAGTTTTAATAAAACGCTTAGGGCTAGGAAGTTAGGTGAAGACGCAGCAGAAGTTGCAGATCTCTGGTTCTTTGAAACCGCAGTGCGACTGCATCGTGAAGGTGAAGGAGCACCCTACACCGACCTTAAACCAGCAGGTTTGGATTGGGGGCCAGTTGTACCTCGGGCAGAGGAAGACATTGAAAAAGGAGACCCCACTGGAACCATAGGGTTTTTAAAAAGGGTTTTAGAAGAAGAATTGAGAAAAAAATTCAATAAGGCCATGTCCCTTAAAAATTACGACTTGGAAGATGTTGACGCCGCCAGAAAATACACTGAATCAATGCTTAACTTTGTCTTATCCTCTCACCATATCTACAAATACATAATTTCCGGTGAAAAACACTAA
- a CDS encoding MBL fold metallo-hydrolase, with amino-acid sequence MQVTALIEDIKPDNEDLYAEKGLSIHIQREDDNILFDTGVTGAFVDNARKLGIDLTAVDVTAISHGHFDHGGGLGRFMELNKSSPVYLRPQANGNHYFKAFYFLKKDVGLDKELFADYIDRIRLINKFTKISKDAYLLTDMPLKYPAPAGGKYLYMEKGNQLVPDNFSHEQMMVIQEEDGIVIFSGCSHHGVLNMVEAALDQFPNTPIKALFGGFHFIGLPFFNHTAESRENIENIGRKLAEYPIERVYTGHCTGRKGYPLLKNVMGDIVEYFATGDTVEL; translated from the coding sequence ATGCAAGTTACAGCCCTGATTGAAGACATTAAACCAGATAATGAGGATTTATATGCTGAAAAAGGGTTATCAATCCATATTCAAAGGGAAGATGATAATATCCTCTTTGACACCGGAGTAACCGGTGCTTTTGTAGATAATGCCCGTAAATTAGGTATCGATTTGACAGCCGTTGATGTAACCGCCATATCCCACGGACACTTTGACCATGGCGGGGGATTGGGCAGGTTTATGGAATTAAATAAATCTTCACCAGTTTATCTGCGCCCCCAAGCAAATGGGAACCATTATTTTAAAGCATTTTATTTTTTAAAAAAAGATGTTGGCCTGGATAAAGAGTTATTCGCTGATTATATAGATAGAATTCGCTTAATCAACAAATTCACTAAAATTTCCAAGGATGCTTACCTTTTAACTGATATGCCTCTGAAATATCCTGCTCCTGCTGGTGGAAAATATCTTTACATGGAAAAAGGTAACCAACTGGTCCCTGATAATTTTTCCCATGAGCAGATGATGGTTATCCAGGAAGAGGATGGAATAGTTATTTTTTCCGGTTGCTCACATCACGGGGTGCTAAACATGGTTGAAGCCGCCCTTGATCAATTCCCCAACACTCCGATAAAGGCCCTTTTTGGAGGATTCCATTTTATTGGCCTTCCATTTTTCAATCACACTGCAGAGAGTAGGGAAAACATTGAAAATATCGGGAGAAAACTGGCAGAATATCCAATAGAAAGGGTTTATACCGGGCATTGCACTGGTAGAAAGGGTTATCCCCTTTTGAAAAATGTTATGGGAGACATTGTGGAGTATTTTGCCACGGGAGATACTGTAGAGTTATAA
- a CDS encoding DUF5518 domain-containing protein, with amino-acid sequence MADWKIIGLSGLLNAALTIVLIILFYPLFFLGPLIGGFLAAYFSQKYENYSKIDIKDGVIVGTMSGMIGGLIITLILITGFEAINSLINLISLNINLIPGVDAVVAAYIILQLSLIISITLGALGGLMGIRAKR; translated from the coding sequence ATGGCAGACTGGAAAATCATCGGACTAAGTGGACTCCTTAACGCAGCCCTAACTATCGTTCTAATTATATTATTTTACCCTCTCTTCTTTTTAGGCCCGTTAATAGGAGGGTTCCTGGCAGCGTACTTTAGCCAGAAATATGAAAATTACAGTAAAATAGATATAAAAGACGGGGTTATTGTGGGAACAATGTCCGGAATGATTGGTGGTCTAATTATCACTTTAATATTGATAACCGGATTTGAAGCCATTAACAGCCTCATAAATTTAATATCCCTAAATATCAACCTGATACCCGGAGTTGATGCTGTGGTAGCAGCTTATATTATTCTTCAGCTATCCCTGATCATAAGCATCACTCTGGGAGCCCTGGGTGGATTAATGGGAATCCGAGCCAAAAGGTGA
- a CDS encoding iron chaperone — MVSKKVQTVDEYISSFPPDIQGILEEIRETIRESAPEAEETISYGMPTFRLKGNLVHFAAYKNHIGFYPTPSAIKAFKEELSHYNTSKGTVQFPREEPVPLDLVRKMVLFRVQENLKK; from the coding sequence ATGGTATCAAAGAAAGTTCAAACAGTAGACGAGTACATATCTTCATTTCCCCCAGATATTCAGGGTATTTTGGAGGAAATAAGGGAAACTATCCGGGAATCAGCACCCGAAGCTGAAGAAACCATTAGCTACGGAATGCCCACCTTCCGTTTAAAAGGTAATTTGGTGCATTTTGCTGCCTATAAAAATCATATAGGATTTTATCCCACTCCTTCTGCAATAAAGGCCTTCAAGGAAGAACTTTCACACTACAACACGTCAAAAGGGACCGTACAATTTCCCCGGGAGGAACCGGTACCCCTGGACCTGGTGAGAAAGATGGTACTTTTTAGGGTGCAGGAAAACCTGAAAAAATAA
- a CDS encoding flavodoxin family protein encodes MSKNIVVLSASPRKGGNSDILCDEFILGAEGAGHKAEKIFLRDKDINYCIACDTCQGNGGKCAQNDDMGEIMDKMAAADVIVMATPVYFYTMNAQLKTLIDRTYARYTEISNKEMYFILTAANPQKEAMERTVEGFRGFTSCLNGADEKGIIYGTGAWNVGDIKESEAMAEAYEMGKNV; translated from the coding sequence ATGAGTAAAAATATAGTAGTGTTATCGGCCAGCCCCCGAAAAGGCGGAAATTCAGATATTTTATGCGATGAGTTCATCCTTGGAGCAGAAGGAGCAGGTCATAAGGCTGAAAAAATTTTCCTGAGGGATAAAGACATCAACTACTGTATAGCCTGTGATACCTGTCAGGGAAACGGTGGTAAATGTGCTCAAAATGATGACATGGGCGAAATCATGGATAAAATGGCTGCCGCTGACGTGATTGTCATGGCCACACCAGTTTACTTTTACACCATGAACGCCCAGCTTAAAACACTCATTGACCGAACCTATGCCCGTTACACTGAAATCAGTAACAAAGAAATGTATTTCATTCTCACCGCAGCCAACCCCCAAAAAGAAGCCATGGAAAGAACCGTGGAAGGTTTCCGGGGATTCACATCCTGCCTTAACGGTGCAGATGAAAAGGGTATTATCTACGGAACTGGTGCCTGGAATGTGGGTGACATCAAAGAAAGTGAGGCCATGGCCGAAGCTTATGAAATGGGGAAAAACGTGTAA
- a CDS encoding carboxymuconolactone decarboxylase family protein encodes MKTKQGEVNPKKEPGFGRELYSVRESYWIFYQGMRTIRFMFKARRNRELDQKFTERLMLRVTEVNDCALCSYAHSKRALESGMTSEEIQKMLQGIMEDVPALELPAVMFAQHYADTRGNPTPESWERIVEIYGPSKAKGILGSIRTIMIGNTYGIPWSSFFNRLRGKADPRSSLSYEISMILATFLIPLSFIHALLSDIFRVPLKYS; translated from the coding sequence ATGAAGACCAAACAAGGAGAAGTTAACCCGAAAAAAGAACCAGGATTTGGGCGGGAACTTTATTCAGTTAGAGAATCTTACTGGATATTTTACCAGGGGATGCGGACCATTAGATTCATGTTTAAGGCCAGAAGGAACAGGGAATTAGACCAAAAATTTACAGAAAGACTCATGTTAAGGGTGACGGAGGTCAATGACTGTGCCCTGTGTTCCTATGCTCACTCCAAAAGGGCCCTGGAGAGTGGAATGACCAGTGAAGAAATCCAAAAAATGCTCCAGGGTATAATGGAAGATGTTCCTGCTTTAGAACTGCCGGCAGTGATGTTTGCCCAGCACTACGCCGATACCCGTGGAAACCCCACCCCCGAATCATGGGAACGTATAGTGGAAATCTACGGGCCATCCAAAGCCAAAGGTATCCTGGGATCCATACGCACCATAATGATTGGAAACACCTACGGTATTCCCTGGAGTTCATTTTTCAACCGGTTGAGGGGTAAAGCAGACCCCCGGAGCAGTTTATCCTATGAAATCAGTATGATTTTAGCCACATTTCTAATTCCCCTATCCTTTATCCATGCCTTACTGTCCGATATCTTTAGAGTGCCCCTCAAGTATTCCTAA
- a CDS encoding RidA family protein has product MKTNYINPENMVKPTGYSHAISVKGNHQTIYIGGQNAVDEKGVLVGKGDLKKQTEQVLSNIDNILEECHAKLENVVKFNIYLVQGQNPQEGFQVFQEKWKGNTNFPTVTVLFISGLGNPDWLVEIDAVAITPE; this is encoded by the coding sequence ATGAAAACAAACTACATAAACCCGGAGAATATGGTCAAACCCACGGGTTACTCCCATGCAATATCAGTTAAGGGAAATCATCAGACAATTTATATTGGTGGACAGAATGCTGTTGATGAAAAGGGAGTTCTGGTAGGAAAGGGTGATCTTAAAAAGCAGACAGAACAGGTCCTATCCAATATTGACAACATTCTGGAAGAATGCCATGCTAAACTGGAGAATGTGGTTAAATTCAACATTTACCTTGTTCAGGGACAGAATCCACAGGAGGGTTTTCAGGTTTTCCAGGAAAAATGGAAGGGGAATACTAATTTCCCAACCGTAACCGTTCTTTTCATATCCGGACTGGGTAATCCCGATTGGCTGGTTGAAATAGATGCCGTGGCCATCACCCCGGAATAA
- a CDS encoding MFS transporter, with product MNRTPTSKIAEPGMIALATLILVAAVANLNLSVANVALPSIGLVFNASQVQINLVAVGYSLGLAASVLWFGALGDHHGRKMMLILGTLLAIPASIVAGFAPSIEILILARIIGGLAAGMAFPTTLALITALWSGQKRTKAIALWSGIGAAIAALGPIISGYLLTFNDWGSVFLITLPLAVVALLMSIKFIPNHISETTAPVDNLGGLLSLLLLGTLTLAINFAPVPDSGILIISFLAIAALSGILFIRRQRRVENPLYDLKVASRSIFWVAACAGIIVFGALMGAMYIGQQFLQNVLSYSTLDAGLAILPAAIFMILVAPQSARLIESRGSRFTLLAGYLFCLLGFLTMLFLWQDHIPYWKVGLAYAFVGIGVGLAGTPASHSLTGSVPVKRVGMASGTADLQRDFGGAIMTSIFGALLTAGYARSIASQIDSLPTYAQQQITSTVETTLQKSFSSAATLAQQHPQYSAQIISAAKYSFLAGDHWAYLAGIIAIMIGAALVFFKFPKKEEEEKLLAQYCEIDTKN from the coding sequence ATGAACCGGACACCAACTTCTAAAATAGCTGAACCAGGAATGATAGCTTTAGCCACCCTCATCTTGGTGGCGGCAGTGGCCAATCTTAACTTATCCGTGGCTAACGTGGCCCTTCCTTCCATAGGTCTGGTTTTTAATGCTTCCCAGGTCCAGATCAACCTGGTGGCCGTGGGTTACTCCCTGGGCCTGGCGGCATCAGTGCTATGGTTCGGTGCCCTGGGTGACCACCACGGTAGAAAGATGATGCTGATCCTGGGGACTCTGCTGGCCATACCCGCCTCCATAGTTGCTGGTTTTGCACCCTCCATTGAGATCCTGATTTTGGCTCGTATCATAGGTGGTCTAGCCGCAGGAATGGCTTTTCCCACTACACTGGCCCTTATAACTGCTTTGTGGTCTGGGCAGAAACGAACCAAGGCCATAGCCCTGTGGTCCGGTATTGGGGCAGCCATTGCTGCTCTGGGACCCATAATCTCCGGATACCTGTTAACCTTTAATGACTGGGGTTCGGTATTTTTAATCACCTTGCCCCTGGCGGTGGTAGCCCTACTGATGTCCATTAAGTTCATCCCCAATCACATCAGCGAGACAACTGCTCCCGTGGATAACCTGGGAGGTTTACTGTCTCTCCTGCTTTTAGGAACATTGACTCTGGCCATTAACTTCGCCCCGGTGCCAGACTCCGGAATCCTGATAATTAGTTTCTTAGCCATTGCTGCCCTTTCCGGGATTCTGTTCATAAGGCGCCAGCGAAGGGTGGAAAATCCCCTTTACGATCTTAAAGTTGCCAGTCGCAGTATTTTCTGGGTAGCAGCCTGTGCCGGGATAATAGTCTTCGGGGCCCTGATGGGAGCCATGTACATTGGTCAGCAGTTTCTACAGAACGTTCTCAGCTATTCCACCCTGGATGCGGGACTGGCAATTTTACCCGCCGCAATATTCATGATTTTAGTGGCACCCCAATCTGCCCGGCTCATTGAATCCCGTGGTTCCCGCTTCACCCTCCTGGCCGGTTACCTCTTCTGTTTACTGGGTTTTTTAACCATGCTATTCCTGTGGCAGGACCACATACCCTACTGGAAAGTGGGATTGGCCTACGCCTTTGTGGGAATTGGGGTGGGATTGGCGGGAACTCCTGCTTCCCATTCACTCACTGGTTCTGTTCCGGTCAAAAGGGTCGGTATGGCCTCGGGAACCGCAGATCTGCAACGTGATTTCGGGGGGGCTATAATGACTTCCATATTCGGTGCACTGCTCACCGCCGGTTATGCCCGGTCAATTGCCTCACAGATTGACAGTTTACCAACCTATGCCCAGCAGCAGATAACCAGCACCGTGGAAACCACCCTACAGAAATCATTCTCCAGTGCAGCCACCCTGGCCCAGCAGCACCCCCAGTATTCTGCGCAGATCATATCCGCAGCCAAATATTCATTTTTAGCCGGGGATCACTGGGCTTACCTGGCCGGGATTATTGCCATCATGATTGGAGCAGCCCTAGTATTCTTTAAATTCCCCAAAAAAGAGGAAGAAGAAAAATTACTGGCCCAGTACTGTGAAATTGACACTAAAAATTAG